In Panthera tigris isolate Pti1 chromosome C1, P.tigris_Pti1_mat1.1, whole genome shotgun sequence, the following proteins share a genomic window:
- the LAMTOR5 gene encoding ragulator complex protein LAMTOR5, which yields MEATLEQHLEDTMKNPSIVGVLCTDSQGLNLGCRGTLSDEHAGVISVLAQQAAKLTSDPTDIPVVCLESDNGNIMIQKHDSITVAVHKMAS from the exons ATGGAGGCGACCTTGGAGCAGCACTTGGAGGACAC AATGAAGAATCCATCCATTGTTGGAGTCCTGTGCACAGATTCACAAGGACTTAACCTGGGCT GCCGTGGGACCCTGTCAGATGAGCACGCTGGGGTGATATCTGTTCTAGCCCAGCAAGCAGCCAAGCTAACCTCAGACCCCACTGATATTCCTGTGGTGTGTCTAGAGTCAGATAATGG GAACATTATGATCCAGAAACACGACAGCATCACGGTGGCAGTGCACAAGATGGCCTCGTGA